One Cucurbita pepo subsp. pepo cultivar mu-cu-16 chromosome LG11, ASM280686v2, whole genome shotgun sequence DNA window includes the following coding sequences:
- the LOC111805566 gene encoding DAR GTPase 2, mitochondrial isoform X1, which produces MAAATLMRKIGSAINEAAIGSRISSGWYDPHMAAASRAVVERIPLVDFVLEVRDARVPKTSEYELMKNYPPSSKRIIILNKTDLADRSQTEAWTRFFEDHNCISYGVNSHNKENIREFLTFLQARVRELKKSGHSSHATTMMLVGIPNVGKSALANSLHQIGRISAAEKGKLKNAIVSPQPGETKNISSLKIASHPNIYVLDTPGILPPKILNIEVCSKLALTGAIRDILVGEQVVVQYLLTLINSSDKYKKWGNLSATDSLLERSTCSSLEKQKRGYPSDHTQDIIVNDVRRILFETISTFDGNLEDEKGMGNLIETQLLALHKALHVPMGFDNDSPIKVASKLLNLYRTGRLGRYTIDSLPNNT; this is translated from the exons ATGGCCGCGGCAACGTTGATGAGAAAAATAGGTTCGGCTATTAACGAAGCGGCTATCGGAAGCCGCATCTCCAGCGGATGGTACGACCCTCACATGGCGGCTGCTTCTCGCGCTGTCGTCGAACGAATTCCACTAGTCGATTTTGTTCTCGAAGTTAGAGATGCTAGG GTTCCGAAGACGTCTGAATATGAACTCATGAAAAATTATCCACCATCATCAAAACGAATCATTATATTGAACAAGACGGACCTGGCGGATCGATCACAAACAGAG GCCTGGACCCGATTTTTTGAAGATCACAACTGCATCTCTTATGGCGTTAATTCCCATAATAAAGAGAATATTAGGGAG TTCTTGACTTTTCTTCAAGCTagagttagagaattgaagaagagcGGTCACTCTAGTCATGCCACCACGATGATGCTGGTTGGAATTCCAAATGTTGGTAAGTCGGCCCTTGCCAACTCTCTGCATCAAATTGGGAGAATTAGTGCAGCAG AAAAAGGGAAGTTGAAGAATGCAATAGTGAGTCCGCAGCCTggtgaaacaaaaaatatcaGCAGCTTGAAG ATAGCTAGTCATCCCAATATTTATGTATTAGACACCCCTGGAATTCTTCCTCCCAAGATTCTCAACATCGAGGTCTGTTCCAAGCTTGCTTTAACAG GGGCAATTAGAGACATCTTAGTCGGGGAGCAAGTAGTAGTACAGTACCTTTTAACTCTTATCAACTCAAGTGATAAATATAAGAAGTGGGGAAATTTGTCTGCCACGGACAGCTTGTTGGAGCGTTCAACTTGCTCAAGTTTAGAGAAACAGAAAAGGGGGTATCCGTCTGATCATACGCAG GACATTATTGTAAATGATGTTCGTAGAATTCTCTTTGAGACCATTTCCACTTTTGATGGTAATTTGGAGGATGAAAAGGGCATGGGAAATCTTATTGAGACACAATTGCTTGCTCTGCACAAAGCTTTGCACGTTCCTATGGGTTTTGACAATGATTCTCCTATCAAGGTTGCTTCTAAACTTCTGAATCTTTATCGTACTGGGAGGCTTGGTCGTTACACAATTGATTCTTTACCTAATAATACCTAG
- the LOC111805566 gene encoding DAR GTPase 2, mitochondrial isoform X2, which produces MAAATLMRKIGSAINEAAIGSRISSGWYDPHMAAASRAVVERIPLVDFVLEVRDARVPKTSEYELMKNYPPSSKRIIILNKTDLADRSQTEFLTFLQARVRELKKSGHSSHATTMMLVGIPNVGKSALANSLHQIGRISAAEKGKLKNAIVSPQPGETKNISSLKIASHPNIYVLDTPGILPPKILNIEVCSKLALTGAIRDILVGEQVVVQYLLTLINSSDKYKKWGNLSATDSLLERSTCSSLEKQKRGYPSDHTQDIIVNDVRRILFETISTFDGNLEDEKGMGNLIETQLLALHKALHVPMGFDNDSPIKVASKLLNLYRTGRLGRYTIDSLPNNT; this is translated from the exons ATGGCCGCGGCAACGTTGATGAGAAAAATAGGTTCGGCTATTAACGAAGCGGCTATCGGAAGCCGCATCTCCAGCGGATGGTACGACCCTCACATGGCGGCTGCTTCTCGCGCTGTCGTCGAACGAATTCCACTAGTCGATTTTGTTCTCGAAGTTAGAGATGCTAGG GTTCCGAAGACGTCTGAATATGAACTCATGAAAAATTATCCACCATCATCAAAACGAATCATTATATTGAACAAGACGGACCTGGCGGATCGATCACAAACAGAG TTCTTGACTTTTCTTCAAGCTagagttagagaattgaagaagagcGGTCACTCTAGTCATGCCACCACGATGATGCTGGTTGGAATTCCAAATGTTGGTAAGTCGGCCCTTGCCAACTCTCTGCATCAAATTGGGAGAATTAGTGCAGCAG AAAAAGGGAAGTTGAAGAATGCAATAGTGAGTCCGCAGCCTggtgaaacaaaaaatatcaGCAGCTTGAAG ATAGCTAGTCATCCCAATATTTATGTATTAGACACCCCTGGAATTCTTCCTCCCAAGATTCTCAACATCGAGGTCTGTTCCAAGCTTGCTTTAACAG GGGCAATTAGAGACATCTTAGTCGGGGAGCAAGTAGTAGTACAGTACCTTTTAACTCTTATCAACTCAAGTGATAAATATAAGAAGTGGGGAAATTTGTCTGCCACGGACAGCTTGTTGGAGCGTTCAACTTGCTCAAGTTTAGAGAAACAGAAAAGGGGGTATCCGTCTGATCATACGCAG GACATTATTGTAAATGATGTTCGTAGAATTCTCTTTGAGACCATTTCCACTTTTGATGGTAATTTGGAGGATGAAAAGGGCATGGGAAATCTTATTGAGACACAATTGCTTGCTCTGCACAAAGCTTTGCACGTTCCTATGGGTTTTGACAATGATTCTCCTATCAAGGTTGCTTCTAAACTTCTGAATCTTTATCGTACTGGGAGGCTTGGTCGTTACACAATTGATTCTTTACCTAATAATACCTAG
- the LOC111805818 gene encoding F-box/kelch-repeat protein At5g43190-like: MKMSEKSRSFKYFSKFSGFTVAAAKQKCIISSSESCYLPEMDPGIWSRLPPELLDHVLSFLPLRTYFSLRSTCKRFDSLLHSPCFVSKHSDSSFSSFLLLAHPQCFSQFPLYDSALGTWRRLPLSLSVPLLSATPSTALLSATPSTALLSIADGLACFSLRNSCSFVVCNFLTKSSRLIEFPYHPFRFELLTLVSVPLGYKIFTLFADSALVFDSRDHWWRKFNNFEAILGDNHRQEAACYNGHLYFVTPKPFSIVSFDLDSGEWEVTDIVMPEELTFVRLVSDGDRKLYMIGGTGRNGISRRLRLWELSEEGNWAEVESVPQMFCKKFMSICYHNYEHVYCFWHQGTICVCCYTWPEILYYRFCRRSWHWVPKCPSLPERWSCGFRWFSFVPQLYASA, from the coding sequence ATGAAAATGAGCGAAAAATCCAGAAGCTTTAAATATTTCTCCAAGTTCAGTGGATTCACCGTCGCCGCTGCCAAGCAGAAATGCATTATTTCTTCATCGGAAAGCTGTTACTTGCCGGAAATGGATCCCGGAATCTGGAGCCGACTACCTCCTGAACTCCTCGATCACGTACTCTCTTTTCTCCCTCTCAGAACCTATTTCAGCCTGAGATCGACTTGCAAGCGTTTCGATTCCCTATTGCATTCTCCTTGTTTCGTCTCTAAGCATTCCGATTCATCTTTCTCGTCCTTCCTCTTGCTGGCGCATCCTCAATGTTTCAGTCAGTTTCCTCTGTACGACTCTGCTCTCGGCACTTGGCGGAGATTGCCGCTCTCTCTTTCCGTTCCGCTTCTTTCCGCTACTCCTTCTACTGCTCTTCTTTCCGCTACTCCTTCTACTGCTCTTCTTTCCATAGCTGACGGCCTCGCTTGTTTCTCTCTTCGCAATTCGTGCTCCTTCGTTGTCTGCAATTTCTTGACCAAATCGTCGAGACTGATCGAGTTTCCGTATCATCCATTCAGATTCGAGCTGCTCACGTTGGTGTCCGTACCCCTAGGGTACAAGATTTTCACGCTCTTCGCTGATTCGGCTTTGGTTTTCGATTCCAGGGATCACTGGTGGCGAAAATTCAACAATTTCGAGGCGATTCTCGGGGATAATCATCGCCAAGAAGCAGCGTGCTATAATGGCCATTTGTATTTTGTTACGCCAAAACCATTTTCTATTGTTTCCTTCGATTTGGATAGTGGCGAGTGGGAGGTAACCGATATTGTAATGCCTGAGGAGCTGACGTTTGTTAGATTAGTGAGCGATGGAGATAGGAAACTGTACATGATCGGTGGAACAGGGAGGAATGGGATCTCGAGGAGGCTGAGATTATGGGAGTTATCGGAAGAGGGGAATTGGGCGGAAGTTGAAAGTGTGCCACAGATGTTTTGCAAGAAGTTCATGTCGATTTGCTACCACAATTACGAGCATGTGTATTGCTTTTGGCATCAAGGAACCATCTGTGTTTGTTGCTACACTTGGCCGGAGATTTTGTATTACAGATTTTGCAGGAGATCATGGCATTGGGTTCCCAAATGCCCTTCTCTACCGGAGAGATGGAGCTGTGGTTTCAGGTGGTTCTCTTTTGTGCCACAGTTGTACGCATCTGCCTGA
- the LOC111805454 gene encoding subtilisin-like protease SBT1.9, with the protein MAAHMRMFFWISLMVIFLARSTVTETDNYIVHMDLAAMPKPFATHHSWYSATLSSVLLDTSPLRTTTSSSSSLPSKLIHCYKHAINGFTANLTPSQLDALKNSPGYVSSVRDSSVRADTTHSSNFLALSPNSGLLPISNYGSDVIIGFVDTGVWPESESFNDDGISKIPSRWKGECESGTHFNASLCNKKLIGGRFFNKGLIAKFPNVTISMNSTRDTNGHGTHTSTTAAGSYVKEASFFGYGQGTARGVAPRARVAIYKAIWKEGNVVSDVIAAIDQAISDGVDVIALSLGIDRVPLYEDPVAIATFAAMERGIFVATSAGNKGPQFGTVHSGAPWVLNVAAGTMDRDFGGTITLTNGVSVLGSSLFPLNSAIALSPLPIFFMGQCHNLKKLKRVGFKIVVCEDSDEYSLDLQVDNVQSAKIAVGVFISNISDWDNLIQTSFPSIFLNAYHGNVLKDYINRSSNPKARVNFHKTIIGTKPAPSVARYSSRGPSESCPFVLKPDIMAPGDAILASWPQNVAATDVYSRPIYSKFNVLSGTSMACPHAAGVAALLKGAHPGWSPAAIRSAMMTTADIVDNTQTLIKDLGNKNKVATPLAMGSGHVNPNKAIDPGLIYDMGIEDYTNLICALNYTKNQIQTITRSTSNDCEKPSLDLNYPSFIITVNASDSETGRTEISREFKRRVTNIGEKGATYRAKMTPMKGLVVTVEPKKLKFKRKNQNLSFKLKIRGHVSVKRESDVVFGYLNWVEVGGGHRVQSPIVVTNMSSSRTPTLTADDLLLPYRFNLASNLFIIMKTLHNN; encoded by the coding sequence ATGGCAGCTCATATGCGCATGTTCTTCTGGATTTCTTTGATGGTCATCTTTTTGGCGCGCTCCACCGTGACAGAAACTGATAACTACATCGTCCATATGGACTTAGCCGCCATGCCTAAACCCTTTGCTACCCACCATAGCTGGTACTCTGCCACCCTTTCCTCTGTTCTTCTAGATACCTCTCCTCTTCGGACAAcaacttcttcttcctcctctttgCCTTCCAAATTGATCCATTGTTACAAGCACGCCATCAATGGATTCACTGCAAATCTCACCCCATCCCAGCTTGACGCTTTAAAAAACTCTCCTGGCTATGTTTCATCTGTACGAGATTCATCGGTTCGTGCTGACACAACTCACTCCTCTAACTTCCTCGCTCTAAGCCCCAACTCGGGTCTCTTGCCGATCTCGAATTATGGCAGTGATGTTATAATCGGGTTTGTGGATACTGGAGTTTGGCCTGAAAGCGAGAGCTTTAATGACGATGGGATCTCTAAAATTCCATCTAGATGGAAAGGAGAATGCGAGAGTGGCACCCATTTCAATGCTTCATTGTGCAACAAGAAGCTGATTGGAGGTAGGTTCTTTAACAAAGGACTAATCGCCAAGTTTCCCAATGTAACCATATCTATGAACTCCACACGCGACACCAACGGTCATGGAACTCATACCTCCACCACTGCTGCAGGTAGTTACGTTAAAGAGGCATCCTTTTTCGGTTATGGTCAGGGAACTGCAAGAGGCGTGGCTCCACGAGCACGAGTGGCAATATACAAGGCCATATGGAAAGAGGGTAATGTTGTATCAGATGTAATAGCTGCAATTGATCAGGCAATTTCAGACGGTGTCGATGTGATAGCACTGTCGCTCGGCATCGACAGAGTTCCTCTGTACGAAGACCCTGTTGCTATAGCCACCTTCGCCGCCATGGAAAGAGGTATTTTTGTAGCCACATCCGCTGGAAATAAGGGGCCTCAGTTTGGGACAGTACATAGTGGAGCTCCTTGGGTTTTAAATGTTGCAGCAGGCACAATGGACCGTGACTTTGGAGGTACAATTACACTTACCAATGGAGTTTCTGTTTTGGGATCATCTTTATTTCCTTTGAACTCAGCCATAGCTTTGTCTCCACTCCCCATTTTCTTCATGGGGCAATGTCACAATTTGAAGAAACTCAAAAGAGTTGGATTTAAGATTGTGGTATGTGAAGATAGTGATGAGTACTCCTTAGATTTACAAGTTGATAATGTTCAAAGTGCCAAAATTGCCGTAGGAGTCTTCATCTCCAATATCTCCGATTGGGATAACTTAATCCAAACTTCATTCCCTTCTATTTTCCTCAACGCATATCATGGAAATGTCTTAAAAGATTACATCAACAGAAGCTCTAACCCAAAAGCAAGGGTGAATTTCCACAAGACAATAATAGGGACAAAGCCCGCACCGAGTGTGGCGCGTTACAGCTCAAGAGGGCCATCAGAGAGCTGCCCCTTTGTGTTGAAGCCTGACATTATGGCGCCTGGTGATGCCATTTTAGCTTCATGGCCACAGAACGTGGCAGCCACAGATGTGTACTCAAGGCCAATTTACAGCAAGTTTAATGTATTATCAGGGACTTCTATGGCTTGCCCACATGCCGCAGGAGTTGCAGCCCTTCTCAAGGGTGCACACCCTGGGTGGAGCCCCGCAGCAATTCGGTCGGCAATGATGACCACGGCCGATATTGTCGACAATACACAAACATTGATCAAAGACCTTGGCAACAAGAACAAAGTAGCTACTCCTTTAGCCATGGGGTCCGGGCATGTCAATCCCAACAAAGCGATTGACCCGGGATTGATTTATGACATGGGAATCGAAGACTATACAAACCTTATCTGTGCATTAAACTACACCAAAAACCAAATCCAAACAATCACTCGATCGACCTCGAACGATTGCGAGAAGCCGTCGTTAGACTTGAACTACCCTTCTTTTATCATAACTGTGAATGCTAGTGATTCAGAGACAGGAAGAACAGAAATCTCAAGAGAATTTAAGAGGAGGGTCACCAATATAGGAGAGAAGGGAGCAACGTACAGAGCAAAGATGACACCCATGAAGGGGCTTGTAGTGACAGTGGAACCGAAGAAGCTGAAATTCAAGAGgaagaatcaaaatttgagttttaagCTGAAAATTAGAGGCCATGTTAGCGTTAAAAGAGAAAGTGACGTGGTTTTCGGTTATCTGAATTGGGTGGAGGTCGGAGGTGGACATAGAGTTCAAAGTCCCATAGTGGTG